A stretch of the Roseisolibacter agri genome encodes the following:
- a CDS encoding type II toxin-antitoxin system HipA family toxin translates to MPRRSLRPPGRTPGGGAAAAGARSRDLTLHVFLADRPGSLLVGQLAQRGHEIAFRYDPTFVATGLDLSPLGLPRRLDWLQERSRVFDGLHGVFADSLPDGWGLRLMDREFARLGIEPATVTPVERLRFVGARAMGALVYQPALGPDADPSPLDLDALADQAERLYEGSPEDVLPELLAAGGSPAGARPKVLVAYNADTGAMRSGAEDVPAGYRHYLVKFPTREDGEDIGALEMAYAAMARDAGLDMPPTRLFTTRAGRRCFGVERFDRVPVGAEPAGAGGGPVAHERRHVHTLGGLLHASHREFGCTYGEYLRSTAALTRDRREVLEAFRRMVFNVAASNRDDHVKNFAFLLGPDGAWRLSPAYDLVYAAGPGGEHSMMVGTEGRRPTYRNLLEVAEPAGITAAETGEIVTAVVDAVRRWPERAREFGVTRATAARVGAAVAASSAAALEGRPVVAGGVGVGDTTEAAAADARVPNAGPVDDPSPPSKRARSRAPRRAN, encoded by the coding sequence GTGCCGCGGCGGTCGCTGAGGCCTCCAGGGCGTACGCCCGGGGGGGGCGCGGCGGCCGCCGGCGCGCGGTCACGCGACCTCACGCTGCACGTCTTCCTCGCCGACCGGCCGGGGTCGCTGCTCGTCGGCCAGCTTGCCCAGCGCGGCCACGAGATCGCGTTCCGCTACGACCCGACGTTCGTCGCCACTGGCCTCGATCTCTCCCCTCTGGGCCTGCCGCGACGGCTCGACTGGCTGCAGGAGCGCTCCCGCGTCTTCGACGGGCTGCACGGCGTGTTCGCCGACTCGCTCCCCGACGGGTGGGGGCTGCGACTGATGGACCGCGAGTTCGCGCGCCTCGGGATCGAGCCGGCCACCGTGACACCCGTCGAGCGCCTCCGCTTCGTCGGCGCGCGCGCGATGGGGGCCCTCGTATACCAGCCGGCTCTGGGCCCCGACGCGGACCCGTCCCCCCTCGACCTCGACGCACTCGCGGACCAGGCCGAGCGTCTCTACGAGGGCAGCCCCGAAGACGTGCTCCCCGAGTTGCTTGCGGCGGGCGGCTCGCCGGCGGGCGCCCGGCCGAAGGTCCTCGTGGCGTACAACGCCGACACGGGCGCCATGCGTTCGGGCGCCGAGGACGTCCCCGCCGGGTACCGGCACTACCTCGTCAAGTTTCCGACGCGCGAGGACGGTGAGGACATCGGAGCGCTGGAGATGGCGTACGCGGCGATGGCGCGCGACGCCGGCCTCGACATGCCGCCGACGCGGCTCTTCACGACGCGTGCGGGGAGGCGCTGCTTCGGCGTCGAGCGGTTCGACCGGGTGCCCGTCGGCGCCGAGCCGGCGGGCGCCGGGGGCGGGCCCGTCGCGCACGAACGGCGCCATGTCCATACGCTCGGCGGGCTCCTGCACGCCAGCCATCGGGAGTTCGGCTGCACGTACGGCGAGTACCTCCGGTCGACGGCCGCGCTCACGCGCGACCGGCGCGAAGTGCTCGAGGCGTTCCGGCGCATGGTGTTCAACGTGGCCGCCTCGAACCGCGACGATCACGTGAAGAACTTCGCGTTCCTCCTCGGCCCCGACGGCGCCTGGCGCCTGAGTCCCGCGTACGACCTCGTGTACGCGGCGGGTCCCGGCGGCGAGCACTCCATGATGGTCGGGACCGAGGGGCGGCGCCCCACCTATCGCAACCTGCTGGAGGTGGCCGAACCTGCCGGCATCACTGCGGCGGAGACTGGGGAAATCGTTACGGCCGTCGTGGACGCGGTGCGGCGGTGGCCCGAGCGTGCGCGAGAGTTCGGCGTCACACGCGCGACGGCGGCCCGGGTCGGCGCGGCGGTCGCCGCGAGCAGTGCGGCCGCGCTGGAAGGGCGCCCCGTCGTGGCGGGCGGAGTCGGCGTGGGAGACACCACCGAAGCCGCTGCAGCCGACGCTCGTGTCCCGAACGCCGGCCCCGTCGACGACCCCTCCCCGCCGTCGAAGCGCGCCCGCTCGCGCGCTCCCCGGCGCGCCAACTGA
- a CDS encoding helix-turn-helix domain-containing protein has product MLDVLSDIGYIYNHYRRYSPTSAIMLSFGHTSPDELSGILAQRVRARRLEHAWSREELSARSGVALATLRKFEETGSISLGRLLRLLDALGALDEMARVLAPANPTRGVGAFEAFEAAVPRQRGRTTRPPRQP; this is encoded by the coding sequence GTGCTTGATGTTCTGAGCGATATTGGCTATATATATAACCATTATCGCCGATACTCGCCGACAAGTGCTATCATGCTGTCCTTTGGTCATACCTCTCCCGATGAGCTGTCCGGCATCCTGGCGCAACGCGTCCGGGCACGACGGCTCGAGCACGCCTGGAGCCGGGAGGAGTTGAGCGCCCGGTCCGGCGTCGCGCTCGCGACCCTGCGCAAGTTCGAGGAGACGGGCAGTATTTCACTCGGCCGACTGTTGCGGCTGCTCGACGCGCTCGGCGCGCTCGACGAGATGGCGCGCGTCCTCGCGCCGGCCAATCCGACGCGCGGAGTCGGCGCGTTTGAGGCGTTCGAGGCCGCGGTCCCGCGGCAGCGCGGCCGCACGACGCGGCCGCCCCGGCAGCCCTAA
- a CDS encoding S8 family peptidase, with amino-acid sequence MPDRQRPDRPERLNFLLGFGERLVEPIAAPRSVPTKRHPYTFAEARARLAPQAQAAARALDALPERLCPGDEAVALLTLHPAYIAKSFYPSRLLRSAGLDPLGGRARTITPERHTRAGAAAPETTSELFVAGPRVHFRALARALGEWTEDTPGADDLVKIEEIRVQPAAERVQPLRSAADMPLLEVVVHARAGGDGDGILQAFTRFLAGLDAQPQLDERLYAEGLCFLPVRVPRVNVPAVADFTFVRVIREMPTLRRIDVSGVAPADRDGPDGDGPNGTGRGGARGAVRGSGVPPRGAARGGTPRGTSGGSAARAGARPLVGPVPELPAAPAHDSGVQVAVFDGGVPARGPLARWVREVVPPGTAEPAPDLVRHGLGVTSALLFGSLRPGEAAAVPFATVDHVRVLDVHTAQDNQTQFFPVLRRIRDTLLARDYQFINLSLGPDLPVDDNEVHAWTAVLDPLFAAKEILATVAAGNNGTLDRAAGLARICPPADAVNALTVGACGSTTPQWARAPYSSVGPGRRPGVVKPDVLAFGGSAEEPFYLLAPGAQVGASALHADAGTSYAAPLALRTALGMRALFGPVLRPVAIKALLVHAAEPVCADPTLEQRAECGWGRLPAVLDEFVLCDDHTARVVYQGQLEPGSWVRMRIPVPAPPIAGLVTVSATFCFAAATDPHDPVNYTRSGLEVRFRPDADRREDEQQRDADTEPFFQPRAFYLSERELRRDAHKWETTLHRTRRLRGTRLRDPVFDVHYNARVGGRNAPSLSRNIPYALVITVRAPSEPRFYDRVRQRYRTVLEPLRPVTQIPLRLGA; translated from the coding sequence ATGCCGGACCGCCAACGCCCGGACCGTCCAGAGCGTCTCAACTTCCTGCTCGGCTTCGGCGAGCGCTTGGTCGAACCCATCGCGGCGCCGCGGAGCGTGCCGACGAAGCGGCACCCGTACACGTTCGCCGAAGCGCGCGCCCGCCTCGCCCCGCAGGCGCAGGCGGCGGCGCGCGCGCTCGACGCGCTGCCGGAGCGCCTGTGCCCGGGGGACGAAGCGGTCGCCCTGCTGACGCTGCACCCGGCATACATCGCCAAGAGCTTCTACCCCTCGCGGCTGTTGCGGAGTGCCGGCCTGGACCCGCTCGGCGGGCGCGCCCGGACGATCACCCCGGAGCGCCACACGCGGGCGGGGGCGGCTGCGCCGGAGACCACGTCGGAGCTCTTCGTGGCGGGGCCGCGCGTCCACTTCCGCGCGCTCGCGCGCGCGCTCGGCGAGTGGACCGAGGACACGCCGGGTGCCGACGACTTGGTGAAGATCGAGGAGATCCGCGTCCAGCCCGCCGCGGAGCGGGTGCAGCCCCTCCGGTCCGCCGCCGACATGCCGCTCCTCGAGGTCGTCGTGCACGCGCGCGCGGGCGGGGACGGCGACGGCATCCTGCAGGCGTTCACCCGATTCCTCGCGGGGCTCGACGCGCAGCCACAACTGGACGAGCGACTCTACGCCGAGGGGCTGTGCTTCCTGCCCGTGCGCGTACCGCGCGTCAACGTGCCGGCCGTCGCGGACTTCACGTTCGTGCGGGTGATCCGGGAGATGCCCACGCTGCGTCGGATCGACGTGTCCGGTGTTGCGCCGGCGGACAGGGACGGACCCGACGGGGACGGACCCAACGGGACTGGGCGCGGTGGCGCGCGTGGCGCGGTGCGGGGGAGTGGGGTTCCCCCGCGCGGGGCTGCGCGGGGGGGCACTCCGCGGGGCACGAGCGGGGGCTCGGCGGCGCGCGCGGGGGCTCGCCCGCTGGTCGGTCCGGTGCCGGAGTTGCCCGCCGCCCCCGCGCACGACTCAGGGGTCCAGGTGGCCGTGTTCGACGGCGGCGTGCCGGCGCGCGGCCCGCTCGCGCGATGGGTGCGGGAAGTCGTCCCACCCGGCACCGCCGAGCCCGCGCCCGACCTGGTGCGTCACGGGCTCGGGGTGACGTCCGCCCTGCTCTTCGGCTCCCTGCGGCCGGGCGAGGCGGCGGCCGTCCCATTCGCCACGGTCGACCACGTCCGCGTGCTGGACGTCCACACGGCGCAGGACAACCAGACCCAGTTCTTTCCCGTGCTCCGGCGGATCCGGGACACCCTGCTCGCGCGCGACTACCAGTTCATCAACCTGAGCCTCGGACCCGACCTCCCGGTCGATGACAACGAGGTGCACGCGTGGACGGCCGTGCTGGACCCGCTCTTCGCGGCCAAGGAGATCCTGGCCACGGTCGCGGCGGGGAACAACGGCACGCTCGACCGGGCCGCGGGGCTCGCGCGGATCTGTCCGCCGGCCGACGCGGTCAACGCCCTCACGGTCGGGGCGTGCGGGTCGACCACACCCCAGTGGGCGCGGGCGCCCTACAGCTCGGTAGGGCCCGGGCGGCGGCCCGGCGTCGTGAAGCCGGACGTGCTGGCGTTCGGCGGCAGCGCCGAGGAGCCCTTCTACCTGCTCGCGCCGGGCGCCCAGGTGGGGGCGTCCGCGCTCCACGCCGACGCTGGCACGAGCTACGCGGCGCCGCTCGCCCTGCGCACGGCGCTCGGGATGCGGGCGCTCTTCGGCCCTGTGCTGCGGCCCGTGGCGATCAAGGCGCTGCTGGTGCACGCGGCGGAGCCGGTGTGCGCCGATCCCACGCTCGAGCAGCGCGCGGAGTGCGGATGGGGGCGGCTGCCGGCGGTCCTCGACGAGTTCGTGCTCTGCGACGACCACACCGCCCGGGTCGTGTATCAGGGGCAGCTCGAGCCCGGGTCGTGGGTGCGGATGCGCATCCCGGTGCCGGCACCCCCCATCGCCGGGCTGGTGACGGTGAGTGCGACCTTCTGCTTCGCGGCGGCCACGGACCCGCATGACCCGGTGAACTACACGCGCAGCGGGCTCGAGGTGCGGTTCCGCCCGGACGCCGACCGGCGCGAAGACGAGCAGCAACGCGACGCGGACACCGAGCCGTTCTTCCAGCCCCGGGCGTTCTACCTCTCGGAGCGGGAGCTCCGGCGGGACGCGCACAAGTGGGAGACGACGCTCCACCGCACGCGGCGGCTCCGCGGTACGCGGCTCCGCGACCCGGTCTTCGACGTGCACTACAACGCGCGCGTCGGCGGGCGCAACGCGCCGAGTCTCTCGCGGAACATCCCGTACGCGCTGGTGATCACCGTGCGCGCCCCGAGCGAGCCGCGCTTCTACGACCGGGTCCGGCAGCGCTATCGCACGGTGCTAGAGCCGCTCCGTCCGGTGACGCAGATCCCGCTGCGCCTCGGCGCGTAG
- a CDS encoding AAA family ATPase, with translation MPVDTDSRLDLLRVEPVPVLDHEPLWAPPVRAALEQLVRERQEAAALDAAGLTPTRTAVFSGPPGVGKTLAARWVARALGRPLLILDLAAVMSSYLGRTGANLRHVLDYAKGVRGVLLLDEIDALAKRRDDAQEIGELKRLVTVLLQEVDDWPPSGLLLAATNHPDLLDPAAWRRFDVRVEFPMPTTRQVHALVQRAAEAAGLASGALVDALALTFAGASFSDIERDLLRARRGAVVAGEPFARHAVRLVQEHAGALARADRQRLAGALRSSGLSQRQVNELTGVSRDTLRKLERTPTTPDAVSPSAPRPVRARGTDRPEGLAARGGTATAPPSLPPSAPASRPPRRSAVTRGAPRLP, from the coding sequence GTGCCCGTCGACACGGACTCCCGCCTGGACCTGCTGCGCGTCGAGCCGGTGCCGGTCCTCGACCACGAGCCCCTCTGGGCGCCGCCCGTGCGTGCCGCCCTCGAGCAGCTCGTGCGCGAGCGCCAGGAAGCCGCCGCCCTCGACGCGGCGGGGCTCACGCCAACGCGCACGGCGGTGTTCTCGGGGCCGCCGGGTGTGGGCAAGACCCTCGCGGCGCGCTGGGTCGCGCGCGCGCTCGGCCGACCGCTGCTCATCCTGGACCTCGCCGCGGTGATGAGCAGCTACCTCGGTCGCACGGGGGCCAACCTGCGGCACGTGCTCGACTACGCGAAGGGGGTCCGCGGCGTGCTGCTCCTCGACGAGATCGACGCGCTCGCTAAGCGGCGGGACGACGCGCAGGAGATCGGGGAGCTCAAGCGGCTCGTCACCGTGCTGTTGCAGGAGGTCGACGACTGGCCGCCGAGCGGGCTGCTGCTCGCGGCGACGAACCACCCCGACCTCCTCGACCCGGCGGCGTGGCGTCGATTCGACGTGCGCGTCGAGTTCCCGATGCCGACCACGCGCCAGGTGCACGCGCTGGTGCAGCGCGCCGCCGAGGCGGCCGGCCTCGCGTCCGGCGCGCTCGTGGACGCGCTCGCCCTCACGTTCGCCGGCGCGTCGTTCTCCGACATCGAGCGCGATCTCCTGCGCGCGCGTCGCGGCGCCGTCGTCGCCGGCGAGCCATTCGCGCGGCACGCCGTGCGCCTGGTGCAGGAGCACGCGGGAGCGCTCGCGCGGGCGGACCGTCAGCGGCTGGCGGGGGCGCTGCGGTCGTCCGGCCTCTCGCAGCGTCAGGTGAACGAGCTGACCGGCGTGAGCCGGGACACGCTCCGCAAGCTCGAGCGCACGCCAACCACCCCCGACGCGGTGTCCCCGTCGGCTCCACGCCCGGTCCGCGCACGCGGCACCGACCGCCCGGAGGGGCTGGCGGCGCGCGGCGGGACTGCCACCGCTCCCCCCAGCCTGCCGCCCAGCGCCCCCGCGAGTCGGCCGCCCCGGCGGTCGGCAGTCACGCGCGGCGCGCCACGGCTCCCGTAG
- a CDS encoding ThiF family adenylyltransferase: MTPDMPVIPPGALPGAPQGVGRASAGAGGVGGAEVALDRTVVLMRDHVGSAAPDRALVDALLGVRVLLVADRANLATAAGQTALVTTGLLAARSGAQLVFDLPDVPRRGAQPPLTGDRLLGALLETTADLVPGQTALEGLPGGVDADVAVLIGDTPWVPGRHRAALAIRLSGDAWTGAIAPAAMGGTRWRDEASPFGALAAGGLAAGEAFKAAMRTLAPAALAPAVFPRFFAPVASASVALAPPGTPAPSPLLGAVDFVSGGAITQAALFALARIADVRATARVIEPDVNDLTNVNRYALLRRSRVGLRKVDDLAAQAAAETLGGITVTPVPLRYDETTEAVLAPLAPAVLVGVDHIPTRWAVQRAVQRAVQRAVQRTRPSWLGVGATDHYLAVASFHRHGTACAGCLHPTDAAGGGVLPTLAVVSHWAGLWLAALFARYAAGVPAPLSAQSVFSAMLQPDSSGAVWAAPVPHHDDCPVRCRAESA; encoded by the coding sequence ATGACGCCCGACATGCCCGTCATCCCACCGGGGGCGCTGCCGGGCGCGCCGCAGGGCGTCGGACGCGCCAGCGCTGGCGCTGGTGGTGTTGGTGGCGCCGAGGTGGCGCTCGACCGCACGGTCGTGTTGATGCGCGACCACGTGGGCTCGGCGGCACCGGACCGCGCGCTGGTCGACGCGCTGCTCGGCGTGCGCGTCCTGCTCGTGGCGGACCGCGCGAACTTGGCGACGGCCGCGGGCCAGACCGCACTCGTCACCACCGGCCTCCTCGCCGCCCGCTCGGGCGCGCAGCTCGTGTTCGACCTGCCGGACGTGCCGCGCCGTGGCGCCCAACCGCCACTGACGGGCGACCGGCTCCTCGGCGCGCTGCTCGAGACGACGGCGGACCTCGTTCCCGGGCAGACGGCGCTGGAGGGGCTGCCGGGCGGCGTCGACGCCGACGTGGCCGTACTGATCGGCGACACGCCGTGGGTCCCGGGCCGCCACCGCGCCGCGCTCGCTATCCGGCTGTCGGGGGACGCGTGGACCGGCGCCATCGCGCCGGCGGCGATGGGCGGCACTCGCTGGCGCGACGAGGCCTCCCCGTTCGGCGCGCTCGCGGCCGGCGGGCTCGCGGCCGGTGAGGCGTTCAAGGCCGCCATGCGGACGCTCGCTCCGGCCGCCCTCGCTCCGGCGGTCTTCCCGCGCTTCTTCGCGCCCGTCGCATCGGCGTCGGTCGCGCTCGCGCCGCCGGGGACGCCCGCGCCGTCGCCCCTGCTGGGGGCGGTGGACTTCGTGAGCGGGGGGGCGATTACCCAGGCCGCGCTCTTCGCGCTCGCACGGATCGCGGACGTGCGCGCCACCGCGCGGGTGATTGAACCGGACGTGAACGACCTGACGAACGTGAACCGGTACGCGCTCCTGCGGCGTTCGCGCGTCGGCCTGCGGAAGGTAGACGACCTCGCGGCGCAGGCTGCGGCGGAGACGCTGGGCGGGATCACCGTCACGCCCGTGCCGCTGCGCTACGACGAGACGACGGAGGCCGTGCTCGCGCCGCTGGCGCCGGCGGTGCTGGTCGGCGTCGACCACATCCCCACCCGTTGGGCCGTGCAGCGGGCCGTGCAGCGGGCCGTGCAGCGGGCCGTGCAGCGGACGCGCCCGTCGTGGCTCGGCGTCGGCGCCACCGACCACTACCTCGCGGTCGCCTCCTTCCACCGCCACGGTACCGCCTGCGCCGGCTGCCTGCATCCGACCGACGCGGCGGGCGGCGGCGTGCTGCCTACGCTCGCCGTGGTGTCGCACTGGGCGGGGCTCTGGCTGGCGGCGCTCTTCGCGCGGTATGCGGCGGGCGTGCCGGCGCCGCTGTCGGCGCAGAGCGTCTTCAGCGCGATGCTGCAGCCGGACTCCTCGGGTGCCGTGTGGGCGGCACCGGTGCCGCACCACGACGACTGCCCCGTGCGCTGTCGCGCGGAGAGCGCGTGA
- a CDS encoding DUF2604 domain-containing protein yields the protein MSTLQQPHSPPGGPKKSAVTVIYNGVSTEVDAQPQAAVQALLNHALHAFGLQGQPNFALFTDANVQLDPNRSLRDQGVPDGATLILRPLQVRAGGSTGRPTSGRLL from the coding sequence ATGTCGACGCTCCAGCAGCCCCACTCCCCCCCTGGTGGCCCGAAGAAGTCGGCGGTCACCGTCATCTACAACGGCGTGTCGACGGAGGTCGACGCGCAGCCGCAGGCCGCCGTGCAGGCGCTGCTCAACCACGCGCTGCACGCGTTCGGCCTGCAGGGCCAGCCGAACTTCGCGCTCTTCACCGACGCGAACGTGCAGCTCGACCCGAACCGGTCGCTCCGCGACCAGGGCGTGCCCGACGGGGCGACGCTCATCCTCCGCCCCCTGCAGGTCCGCGCGGGCGGTTCCACCGGTCGTCCCACGTCGGGGCGCCTCCTGTGA
- a CDS encoding helix-turn-helix domain-containing protein translates to MPSLGQMLRSAREARGLSLRDVERATEGKVSNGYLSLLESDSVKQPSPNHLYHLAQAYRLDYAELMRLAGYFVPNPSTPASGAHHGGAGASRITRSAGLPGRPTPPPASGIALSADGLAPEDVADIERYAEFLRARRQAAPGPSAAAPGAAAARPSASETPRGERAAGDRAPRSRASRRGPDTPDRG, encoded by the coding sequence ATGCCATCACTCGGGCAGATGCTACGCTCCGCGCGCGAAGCGCGCGGGCTCTCGCTGCGCGACGTGGAGCGCGCGACCGAGGGGAAGGTCTCGAACGGCTACCTGAGCCTCCTCGAGTCGGACAGCGTCAAGCAGCCCTCGCCGAACCACCTGTACCACCTCGCACAGGCCTACCGCCTCGACTACGCGGAGCTCATGCGTTTGGCCGGGTACTTCGTGCCGAACCCCAGCACGCCCGCCTCCGGGGCCCACCACGGCGGGGCCGGCGCGTCCCGCATCACCCGCTCGGCGGGCCTCCCCGGCCGCCCCACCCCGCCGCCGGCGTCCGGCATCGCGCTCTCCGCGGATGGGCTGGCGCCGGAGGACGTCGCCGACATCGAACGGTACGCGGAGTTCCTGCGGGCTCGGCGCCAGGCGGCTCCCGGTCCGTCGGCCGCTGCCCCAGGCGCCGCGGCCGCCCGACCGTCCGCGAGCGAGACGCCGCGAGGCGAGCGCGCCGCCGGCGACCGAGCGCCCCGGAGCCGGGCGAGCCGTCGTGGTCCCGACACCCCCGACCGCGGGTGA
- a CDS encoding ImmA/IrrE family metallo-endopeptidase — protein sequence MRLRSCGALLEQTDDEIRAAVRRMLDACDVYDPPTPLDRLLDYRGLTTEEREALDTNRFLPRAIRRALHRIRGRVRGILDLQARHVYVDATLHPHRRTFLYHHEVAHDVLEWHNALFVITPEWALQPDVRRVFEAEANRFAALSLFQVDDLARWQRGRRLEAKDLAALAARYGTSLNATARHYVAEQDLPAALVVGSPERTSAGRQQIRLCYGVANGAYLRQFGDRLFDAVFPPTSAPAAVVNPGGAPIVEEEFDLTDLRRERQRMVAETIYNGYDTFTLVHVREPVRRRFGWLPSLGRSAPAAQSLGSGRAT from the coding sequence GTGCGCCTCCGGAGTTGCGGCGCGCTCCTCGAGCAGACCGACGACGAGATCCGCGCGGCGGTCCGGCGGATGCTGGACGCGTGTGACGTCTACGATCCGCCGACGCCGCTGGACCGCCTCCTCGACTACCGCGGTCTCACCACGGAGGAGCGAGAGGCGCTCGACACCAACCGCTTCCTCCCGCGCGCGATCCGGCGGGCGCTGCACCGGATCAGGGGGCGGGTGCGGGGGATTCTGGACCTCCAGGCCCGACACGTCTACGTCGACGCGACGCTGCACCCCCACCGCCGCACGTTCCTGTACCACCACGAGGTGGCACACGACGTCCTCGAGTGGCACAACGCGCTCTTCGTCATCACGCCCGAGTGGGCGCTGCAGCCCGACGTGCGCCGCGTGTTCGAGGCGGAGGCCAACCGGTTCGCCGCCCTGAGCCTCTTCCAGGTCGACGATCTCGCGCGCTGGCAGCGCGGGCGTCGACTCGAGGCGAAGGATCTCGCCGCGCTCGCGGCGCGCTACGGGACATCACTCAACGCCACCGCCCGTCACTACGTCGCCGAGCAGGACCTCCCGGCCGCGTTGGTGGTCGGCAGTCCCGAGCGGACAAGCGCGGGCCGCCAGCAGATCCGCCTGTGCTACGGCGTGGCAAACGGGGCGTACCTGCGGCAGTTCGGCGACCGCCTGTTCGACGCCGTGTTCCCCCCGACGTCGGCGCCGGCGGCGGTCGTGAACCCGGGCGGCGCACCCATCGTGGAAGAGGAGTTCGACCTCACGGACCTCCGGCGCGAGCGGCAGCGCATGGTGGCGGAGACGATCTACAACGGCTACGACACGTTCACGCTCGTGCACGTCCGCGAGCCCGTGCGTCGGCGGTTCGGGTGGCTGCCGTCGCTCGGCCGCTCGGCGCCGGCGGCCCAGTCGCTCGGATCCGGGCGCGCTACCTAA
- a CDS encoding ParB/RepB/Spo0J family partition protein — protein sequence MSPKTPTPAKGRAASRSSASATAAAKTVEATPAIEGAPLKVGRAKRKFADADDGFDPFAVGSNVADYLGQLDPSGEAAKPDTHVPLADIRPFPGQPRRHFDATAIEDLAASIEREGLINPLTVRPAPSGGGYELIAGERRFRALSRLAARTETPAMMVPVVVKAVSDLQARAITARENLDREDLSKWETALAYRNVAEVLREERGEDPGYEVLSDYIGRAIGVVHEYMTIAHRVDEALLTRAGFADAEGRPDYGRIARLSKSVLLKAAKAASDDTRVALLAREADRLRQVAADPTPARRKAGVLDSQQVLADRYYEEGGFRINLPGALKKVSPQDAAKYLDAMLPAISCLVDRAMAEEPGHVFARPAGRGYVVYVPTVEGERPDAVVRAAAQWLAAHVGGPVPEAVGPTPAGTADPTGAPDPETGAATTDRSVPNRSASRATAPRRGG from the coding sequence GTGAGTCCCAAGACGCCGACCCCCGCCAAGGGCCGTGCCGCCTCTCGGTCGTCCGCGAGCGCCACGGCTGCCGCCAAGACGGTCGAGGCCACGCCGGCAATCGAGGGCGCGCCGCTGAAGGTGGGCCGCGCGAAGCGCAAGTTCGCGGATGCCGACGATGGGTTCGACCCGTTCGCGGTCGGCAGCAACGTCGCCGACTACCTCGGCCAGTTGGACCCGAGCGGCGAGGCGGCGAAGCCCGACACGCACGTGCCGCTCGCCGACATCCGGCCGTTCCCCGGGCAGCCGCGCCGGCACTTCGACGCGACCGCCATCGAGGACCTGGCGGCGAGCATCGAGCGCGAGGGGCTGATCAACCCACTGACGGTGCGGCCCGCGCCGTCCGGCGGCGGGTACGAGCTGATCGCCGGCGAGCGCCGCTTCCGCGCGCTCTCCCGACTCGCGGCGCGCACCGAGACGCCGGCGATGATGGTGCCGGTGGTGGTCAAGGCGGTGAGCGACCTCCAGGCGCGCGCGATCACCGCGCGCGAGAACCTGGACCGCGAGGATCTCTCGAAGTGGGAGACCGCGCTGGCGTACCGGAACGTCGCCGAGGTGCTCCGTGAGGAGCGCGGCGAGGACCCGGGGTACGAGGTGCTCTCGGACTACATCGGCCGCGCCATCGGCGTGGTGCACGAGTACATGACCATCGCGCACCGCGTGGACGAGGCGCTGCTGACCCGGGCCGGGTTCGCGGATGCCGAGGGACGCCCGGACTACGGACGGATCGCGCGCCTCAGCAAAAGCGTGCTGCTGAAGGCCGCGAAGGCGGCGTCGGATGACACCCGCGTGGCGCTCCTCGCGCGCGAGGCCGACCGCCTGCGGCAGGTGGCGGCGGACCCCACGCCGGCTCGCCGGAAGGCCGGCGTCCTCGACTCGCAGCAGGTGCTGGCGGACCGGTATTACGAGGAGGGCGGCTTCCGGATCAACCTCCCCGGGGCGCTGAAGAAGGTCTCGCCCCAGGACGCGGCGAAGTACCTCGACGCCATGCTGCCCGCCATCAGCTGCCTGGTCGACCGCGCGATGGCGGAGGAGCCGGGGCACGTCTTCGCGCGTCCGGCCGGTCGGGGATACGTGGTCTACGTGCCGACGGTCGAGGGGGAGCGTCCGGACGCCGTGGTCCGCGCCGCCGCGCAATGGCTCGCGGCGCACGTAGGGGGTCCAGTGCCGGAGGCGGTCGGCCCCACCCCGGCAGGCACCGCCGATCCGACGGGTGCACCCGATCCGGAGACGGGGGCAGCGACGACTGACCGGAGTGTGCCGAATCGGAGTGCGTCGCGCGCGACGGCACCGCGGCGGGGCGGGTGA